GTTTTGACGATCCTGGCGCTTTTTGTATCATGCGGAACGCTTGCAGCGGCAGCTGCGGATTTCAAGATTCCTCCGACGCCGGACCACTACGTTACCGATAACGCGGGCGCGCTCTCGGGGGGCGCGCGCGGCTCGCTGGAAAGCGAACTACAAAGCTACGAACGCTCGACCGGGGACCAAATCATCGTCTGGATCGACGAAACCACGGGCGACGTGCCGTTGGAGACGTGGACCGGTGAGGCGGCCGACCAGTGGAAAATCGGCAGGCGCGGTCATGACGACGGGGCGGTTCTCTTTTTGTTCATGCACGATCGCAAAGCGCGGATTGAGGTCGGATACGGTCTCGAAAGCGCCCTGACCGATGCCGACGCGCACCGCATCGTCGAGAACGTCATCGTGCCGCGAATGCGCGGGGGCGATGTGGACGGTGCGGTCAAGAGCGGCGTCGCCGCAATGTTGACCACCATTACGCCGTCGTACGCAGGCGTCTCGCCGCCGCCGGCCACTGCGGAAAGCGCCGGCGATGTTGACGTTGCATTCATCGTCATTTTCGTCCTCATTGTGATTGTTATCCCGATCGTGATCCAAGTGATCGTGATGCGTCGGTTTGGTCATTTGATCACCTCCCGGGGCATTGGCACGGGGGCCTTTCTTGGAGGGCTTTCCTCGTTTGGCGGTGGCGGAGGTGGCTTCGGCGGTGGCGGAGGTGGCTTCGGCGGTGGCGGCTTCGGCGGCGGCGGTTTTTCTGCCGGCGGAGGAGGCTTCGGAGGTGGCGGAGCCTCGGGCGGCTGGTAATAACATTCAGGCGTTATGCTCGGACTATTGGTCGCGTCGCTCTTGAACTACAATGTGCTGATCTCGGCGGGTCACGAAGGCCGCCCGGCGAGCTGCGCGCATTTTCCGCAACATCACTGCAATCTCGGTGCGGCCGGGGAACGGGCCTGGACACCCGTCGTCGCCGACGCGGCAACGCAGATTCTTCGGCGGTATGGCGTTTCGGTGGCCCGACTTCCGGCTGACTTTTCCGGAGCGTATCGCGTCGATGCGGCGATCTTTATCCATTTCGACGGCTCCGATCCACCTTGTCGAAGCAGTGCCTCGGTGGGGTATTCGCGCAAAGGCGACGCGGCCGCCGCGACGGCGTGGCGTGCACTTTACGATCG
This Candidatus Eremiobacterota bacterium DNA region includes the following protein-coding sequences:
- a CDS encoding TPM domain-containing protein; this encodes MTLRVLTILALFVSCGTLAAAAADFKIPPTPDHYVTDNAGALSGGARGSLESELQSYERSTGDQIIVWIDETTGDVPLETWTGEAADQWKIGRRGHDDGAVLFLFMHDRKARIEVGYGLESALTDADAHRIVENVIVPRMRGGDVDGAVKSGVAAMLTTITPSYAGVSPPPATAESAGDVDVAFIVIFVLIVIVIPIVIQVIVMRRFGHLITSRGIGTGAFLGGLSSFGGGGGGFGGGGGGFGGGGFGGGGFSAGGGGFGGGGASGGW